The following coding sequences lie in one Kryptolebias marmoratus isolate JLee-2015 linkage group LG5, ASM164957v2, whole genome shotgun sequence genomic window:
- the ptp4a2b gene encoding protein tyrosine phosphatase type IVA 2 → MGRLANMNRPAAVEIAYECMRFLITHNPTNATLNKFTDELKKFEVNTLVRVCEATYDKAPVEKEGIQVLDWPFDDGAPPPTQIVDDWLKLLNTTFRENPGCCVAVHCVAGLGRAPVLVALALIEGGMKYEDAVQFIRQKRRGAFNSKQLLYLEKYRPKMRLRFKDTNGHNCCVQ, encoded by the exons ATGGG ccgtCTTGCCAACATGAACCGCCCCGCTGCAGTCGAGATTGCCTACGAGTGCATGAGGTTCCTCATCACCCACAATCCCACCAATGCCACACTCAACAAGTTCACCGAC GAGTTAAAGAAGTTTGAGGTGAACACACTGGTGAGAGTTTGTGAGGCCACCTACGACAAGGCTCCCGTAGAGAAAGAGGGGATACAAGTACTG GACTGGCCCTTCGATGACGGAGCCCCTCCTCCCACGCAGATAGTGGATGACTGGCTCAAGCTGCTCAACACCACGTTCCGTGAGAATCCCGGCTGCTGCGTCGCTGTGCACTGCGTGGCAGGCCTGGGCCG AGCTCCAGTCCTGGTGGCCTTAGCCCTCATCGAGGGAGGAATGAAGTATGAGGATGCAGTGCAGTTCATAAGGCA GAAGAGACGCGGAGCCTTCAACTCCAAACAGCTTCTTTACCTCGAGAAATACAGACCCAAAATGCGTCTGCGGTTCAAAGATACCAACGGCCACAACTGCTGTGTGCAGTAG